From Pan paniscus chromosome 9, NHGRI_mPanPan1-v2.0_pri, whole genome shotgun sequence, the proteins below share one genomic window:
- the SF3B2 gene encoding splicing factor 3B subunit 2 isoform X2: protein MATEHPEPPKAELQLPPPPPPGHYGAWAAQELQAKLAEIGAPIQGNREELVERLQSYTRQTGIVLNRPVLRGEDGDKAAPPPMSAQLPGIPMPPPPLGLPPLQPPPPPPPPPPGLGLGFPMAHPPNLGPPPPLRVGEPVALSEEERLKLAQQQAALLMQQEERAKQGDHSLKEHELLEQQKRAAVLLEQERQQEIAKMGTPVPRPPQDMGQIGVRTPLGPRVAAPVGPVGPTPTVLPMGAPVPRPRGPPPPPGDENREMDDPSVGPKIPQALEKILQLKESRQEEMNSQQEEEEMETDARSSLGQSASETEEDTVSVSKKEKNRKRRNRKKKKKPQRVRGVSSESSGDREKDSTRSRGSDSPAADVEIEYVTEEPEIYEPNFIFFKRIFEAFKLTDDVKKEKEKEPEKLDKLENSAAPKKKGFEEEHKDSDDDSSDDEQEKKPEAPKLSKKKLRRMNRFTVAELKQLVARPDVVEMHDVTAQDPKLLVHLKATRNSVPVPRHWCFKRKYLQGKRGIEKPPFELPDFIKRTGIQEMREALQEKEEQKTMKSKMREKVRPKMGKIDIDYQKLHDAFFKWQTKPKLTIHGDLYYEGKEFETRLKEKKPGDLSDELRISLGMPVGPNAHKVPPPWLIAMQRYGPPPSYPNLKIPGLNSPIPESCSFGYHAGGWGKPPVDETGKPLYGDVFGTNAAEFQTKTEEEEIDRTPWGELEPSDEESSEEEEEEESDEDKPDETGFITPADSGLITPGGFSSVPAGMETPELIELRKKKIEEAMDGSETPQLFTVLPEKRTATVGGAMMGSTHIYDMSTVMSRKGPAPELQGVEVALAPEELELDPMAMTQKYEEHVREQQAQVEKEDFSDMVAEHAAKQKQKKRKAQPQDSRGGSKKYKEFKF from the exons ATGGCGACGGAGCATCCCGAGCCTCCCAAAGCGGAATTGCagctgccgccgccgccacctccaGGCCACTATGGCGCCTGGGCTGCCCAGGAGCTTCAGGCCAAGTTGGCAGAGATCGGAGCTCCGATCCAGG GTAATCGCGAGGAGCTGGTGGAGCGGCTGCAGAGCTACACCCGCCAG ACTGGCATCGTGCTGAATCGGCCGGTTTTGAGAGGGGAAGATGGGGACAAAGCCGCTCCACCTCCCATGTCGGCACAG CTCCCTGGAATTCCCATGCCACCACCACCTTTGGGACTCCCCCCTCTGCAGCCTCCTCCgccacccccaccacctccaccaggcCTTGGCCTTGGCTTTCCTATGGCCCACCCACCAAATTTGGGGCCCCCGCCTCCTCTCCGTGTGGGTGAGCCAGTGGCACTGTCAGAGGAGGAGCGGCTGAAGTTGGCTCAGCAGCAGGCGGCATTGCTGATGCAGCAGGAGGAGCGTGCCAAGCAG GGAGATCATTCGCTGAAGGAACATGAGCTCTTGGAGCAGCAGAAGCGG GCAGCTGTGTTACTGGAGCAGGAACGACAGCAGGAGATTGCCAAGATGGGCACCCCAGTCCCTCGGCCCCCACAAGACATGGGCCAGATTGGTGTGCGCACTCCTCTGGGTCCTCGAG TAGCTGCTCCAGTGGGCCCAGTGGGCCCCACTCCTACAGTTTTGCCCATGGGAGCCCCTGTTCCCCGGCCTCGTGGTCCCCCACCGCCCCCTGGAGATGAGAACAGAGAG ATGGATGACCCCTCTGTGGGCCCCAAGATCCCCCAGGCTTTGGAGAAGATCCTGCAGCTGAAGGAGAGCCGCCAGGAAGAGATGAATTCTCAGCAGG aggaagaggaaatggaaaCAGATGCTCGCTCGTCCCTGGGCCAGTCAGCGTCAGAGACTGAGGAGGACACAGTGTCCGTATCTAAAAAGGAG AAAAACCGGAAGCGTAGGAAccgaaagaagaagaaaaagcccCAGCGGGTGCGAGGGGTGTCCTCTGAGAGCTCTGGGGACCGGGAGAAAGACTCAACCCGGTCCCGTGGCTCTGATTCCCCAGCAGCTGATGTTGAGATTGAGTATGTGACTGAAGAACCTGAAATTTACGAGCCCAACTTTATCTTCTTTAAGAGGATCTTTGAGGCTTTTAAG CTCACTGATGAtgtgaagaaggagaaagagaaggagccaGAGAAACTTGACAAACTGGAGAACTCTGCAGCCCCCAAGAAGAAGGGATTTGAAGAGGAGCACAAGGACAGTGATGATGACAGCAGTGATGACGAGCAG GAAAAGAAGCCAGAAGCCCCCAAGCTGTCCAAGAAGAAGTTGCGCCGAATGAACCGCTTCACTGTGGCTGAACTCAAGCAG CTGGTGGCTCGGCCCGATGTCGTGGAGATGCACGATGTGACAGCGCAGGACCCTAAGCTCTTGGTTCACCTCAAGGCCACTCGGAACTCTGTGCCTGTGCCACGCCACTGGTGTTTTAAGCGCAAATACCTGCAGGGCAAACGGGGCATTGAGAAGCCCCCCTTCGAGCTGCCAGACTTCATCAAACGCACAGGCATCCAGGAGATGCGAGAGGCCCTGCAGGAGAAG GAAGAACAGAAGACCATGAAGTCAAAAATGCGAGAGAAAGTTCGGCCTAAGATGGGCAAAATTGACATCGACTACCAGAAACTGCATGATGCCTTCTTCAAGTGGCAGACCAAGCCAAAGCTGACCATCCATGGGGACCTGTACTATGAG GGGAAGGAGTTCGAGACACGACTAAAGGAGAAGAAGCCAGGAGATCTGTCTGATGAGCTAAGGATTTCCTTGGGGATGCCAGTAGGACCA AATGCCCACAAGGTCCCTCCCCCATGGCTGATTGCCATGCAGCGATATGGACCACCCCCATCGTATCCCAACCTGAAAATCCCTGGGCTGAACTCGCCCATCCCTGAG AGCTGTTCCTTTGGGTACCATGCTGGTGGCTGGGGCAAACCTCCAGTGGATGAGACTGGGAAACCGCTCTATGGGGACGTGTTTGGAACCAATGCTGCTGAATTTCAG ACCAAGACTGAGGAAGAAGAGATTGATCGGACCCCTTGGGGGGAACTGGAACCATCTGATGAAGAATCctcagaagaagaggaagaggaagaaagtgaTGAAGACAAACCAGATGAGACAGGCTTTATTACCCCTGCAGACAG TGGCCTTATCACTCCTGGAGGCTTTTCATCAGTGCCTGCTGGAATGGAGACCCCTGAACTCATTGAGCTGAGGAAGAAGAAGATTGAGGAGGCGATGGACGG AAGTGAGACACCTCAGCTCTTCACTGTGTTGCCAGAGAAGAGAACAGCCACTGTTGGAGGGGCCATGATGGGATCAACCCACATTTATGACATGTCCACG GTTATGAGCCGGAAGGGCCCGGCTCCTGAGCTGCAAGGTGTGGAAGTGGCGCTGGCGCCTGAAGAGTTGGAGCTGGATCCTATGGCCATGACCCAGAAGTATGAGGAGCATGTGCGGGAGCAGCAGGCTCAAGTAGAGAAGGAGGACTTCAGCGACATGGTGGCTGAGCACGCTGCCAAACAGAAG caaaagaaacggaAAGCTCAGCCCCAGGACAGCCGTGGGGGCAGCAAGAAATATAAGGAGTTCAAGTTTTAG
- the SF3B2 gene encoding splicing factor 3B subunit 2 isoform X1 produces the protein MATEHPEPPKAELQLPPPPPPGHYGAWAAQELQAKLAEIGAPIQGNREELVERLQSYTRQTGIVLNRPVLRGEDGDKAAPPPMSAQLPGIPMPPPPLGLPPLQPPPPPPPPPPGLGLGFPMAHPPNLGPPPPLRVGEPVALSEEERLKLAQQQAALLMQQEERAKQQGDHSLKEHELLEQQKRAAVLLEQERQQEIAKMGTPVPRPPQDMGQIGVRTPLGPRVAAPVGPVGPTPTVLPMGAPVPRPRGPPPPPGDENREMDDPSVGPKIPQALEKILQLKESRQEEMNSQQEEEEMETDARSSLGQSASETEEDTVSVSKKEKNRKRRNRKKKKKPQRVRGVSSESSGDREKDSTRSRGSDSPAADVEIEYVTEEPEIYEPNFIFFKRIFEAFKLTDDVKKEKEKEPEKLDKLENSAAPKKKGFEEEHKDSDDDSSDDEQEKKPEAPKLSKKKLRRMNRFTVAELKQLVARPDVVEMHDVTAQDPKLLVHLKATRNSVPVPRHWCFKRKYLQGKRGIEKPPFELPDFIKRTGIQEMREALQEKEEQKTMKSKMREKVRPKMGKIDIDYQKLHDAFFKWQTKPKLTIHGDLYYEGKEFETRLKEKKPGDLSDELRISLGMPVGPNAHKVPPPWLIAMQRYGPPPSYPNLKIPGLNSPIPESCSFGYHAGGWGKPPVDETGKPLYGDVFGTNAAEFQTKTEEEEIDRTPWGELEPSDEESSEEEEEEESDEDKPDETGFITPADSGLITPGGFSSVPAGMETPELIELRKKKIEEAMDGSETPQLFTVLPEKRTATVGGAMMGSTHIYDMSTVMSRKGPAPELQGVEVALAPEELELDPMAMTQKYEEHVREQQAQVEKEDFSDMVAEHAAKQKQKKRKAQPQDSRGGSKKYKEFKF, from the exons ATGGCGACGGAGCATCCCGAGCCTCCCAAAGCGGAATTGCagctgccgccgccgccacctccaGGCCACTATGGCGCCTGGGCTGCCCAGGAGCTTCAGGCCAAGTTGGCAGAGATCGGAGCTCCGATCCAGG GTAATCGCGAGGAGCTGGTGGAGCGGCTGCAGAGCTACACCCGCCAG ACTGGCATCGTGCTGAATCGGCCGGTTTTGAGAGGGGAAGATGGGGACAAAGCCGCTCCACCTCCCATGTCGGCACAG CTCCCTGGAATTCCCATGCCACCACCACCTTTGGGACTCCCCCCTCTGCAGCCTCCTCCgccacccccaccacctccaccaggcCTTGGCCTTGGCTTTCCTATGGCCCACCCACCAAATTTGGGGCCCCCGCCTCCTCTCCGTGTGGGTGAGCCAGTGGCACTGTCAGAGGAGGAGCGGCTGAAGTTGGCTCAGCAGCAGGCGGCATTGCTGATGCAGCAGGAGGAGCGTGCCAAGCAG cagGGAGATCATTCGCTGAAGGAACATGAGCTCTTGGAGCAGCAGAAGCGG GCAGCTGTGTTACTGGAGCAGGAACGACAGCAGGAGATTGCCAAGATGGGCACCCCAGTCCCTCGGCCCCCACAAGACATGGGCCAGATTGGTGTGCGCACTCCTCTGGGTCCTCGAG TAGCTGCTCCAGTGGGCCCAGTGGGCCCCACTCCTACAGTTTTGCCCATGGGAGCCCCTGTTCCCCGGCCTCGTGGTCCCCCACCGCCCCCTGGAGATGAGAACAGAGAG ATGGATGACCCCTCTGTGGGCCCCAAGATCCCCCAGGCTTTGGAGAAGATCCTGCAGCTGAAGGAGAGCCGCCAGGAAGAGATGAATTCTCAGCAGG aggaagaggaaatggaaaCAGATGCTCGCTCGTCCCTGGGCCAGTCAGCGTCAGAGACTGAGGAGGACACAGTGTCCGTATCTAAAAAGGAG AAAAACCGGAAGCGTAGGAAccgaaagaagaagaaaaagcccCAGCGGGTGCGAGGGGTGTCCTCTGAGAGCTCTGGGGACCGGGAGAAAGACTCAACCCGGTCCCGTGGCTCTGATTCCCCAGCAGCTGATGTTGAGATTGAGTATGTGACTGAAGAACCTGAAATTTACGAGCCCAACTTTATCTTCTTTAAGAGGATCTTTGAGGCTTTTAAG CTCACTGATGAtgtgaagaaggagaaagagaaggagccaGAGAAACTTGACAAACTGGAGAACTCTGCAGCCCCCAAGAAGAAGGGATTTGAAGAGGAGCACAAGGACAGTGATGATGACAGCAGTGATGACGAGCAG GAAAAGAAGCCAGAAGCCCCCAAGCTGTCCAAGAAGAAGTTGCGCCGAATGAACCGCTTCACTGTGGCTGAACTCAAGCAG CTGGTGGCTCGGCCCGATGTCGTGGAGATGCACGATGTGACAGCGCAGGACCCTAAGCTCTTGGTTCACCTCAAGGCCACTCGGAACTCTGTGCCTGTGCCACGCCACTGGTGTTTTAAGCGCAAATACCTGCAGGGCAAACGGGGCATTGAGAAGCCCCCCTTCGAGCTGCCAGACTTCATCAAACGCACAGGCATCCAGGAGATGCGAGAGGCCCTGCAGGAGAAG GAAGAACAGAAGACCATGAAGTCAAAAATGCGAGAGAAAGTTCGGCCTAAGATGGGCAAAATTGACATCGACTACCAGAAACTGCATGATGCCTTCTTCAAGTGGCAGACCAAGCCAAAGCTGACCATCCATGGGGACCTGTACTATGAG GGGAAGGAGTTCGAGACACGACTAAAGGAGAAGAAGCCAGGAGATCTGTCTGATGAGCTAAGGATTTCCTTGGGGATGCCAGTAGGACCA AATGCCCACAAGGTCCCTCCCCCATGGCTGATTGCCATGCAGCGATATGGACCACCCCCATCGTATCCCAACCTGAAAATCCCTGGGCTGAACTCGCCCATCCCTGAG AGCTGTTCCTTTGGGTACCATGCTGGTGGCTGGGGCAAACCTCCAGTGGATGAGACTGGGAAACCGCTCTATGGGGACGTGTTTGGAACCAATGCTGCTGAATTTCAG ACCAAGACTGAGGAAGAAGAGATTGATCGGACCCCTTGGGGGGAACTGGAACCATCTGATGAAGAATCctcagaagaagaggaagaggaagaaagtgaTGAAGACAAACCAGATGAGACAGGCTTTATTACCCCTGCAGACAG TGGCCTTATCACTCCTGGAGGCTTTTCATCAGTGCCTGCTGGAATGGAGACCCCTGAACTCATTGAGCTGAGGAAGAAGAAGATTGAGGAGGCGATGGACGG AAGTGAGACACCTCAGCTCTTCACTGTGTTGCCAGAGAAGAGAACAGCCACTGTTGGAGGGGCCATGATGGGATCAACCCACATTTATGACATGTCCACG GTTATGAGCCGGAAGGGCCCGGCTCCTGAGCTGCAAGGTGTGGAAGTGGCGCTGGCGCCTGAAGAGTTGGAGCTGGATCCTATGGCCATGACCCAGAAGTATGAGGAGCATGTGCGGGAGCAGCAGGCTCAAGTAGAGAAGGAGGACTTCAGCGACATGGTGGCTGAGCACGCTGCCAAACAGAAG caaaagaaacggaAAGCTCAGCCCCAGGACAGCCGTGGGGGCAGCAAGAAATATAAGGAGTTCAAGTTTTAG
- the SF3B2 gene encoding splicing factor 3B subunit 2 isoform X3, with product MATEHPEPPKAELQLPPPPPPGHYGAWAAQELQAKLAEIGAPIQGNREELVERLQSYTRQTGIVLNRPVLRGEDGDKAAPPPMSAQLPGIPMPPPPLGLPPLQPPPPPPPPPPGLGLGFPMAHPPNLGPPPPLRVGEPVALSEEERLKLAQQQAALLMQQEERAKQQGDHSLKEHELLEQQKRAAVLLEQERQQEIAKMGTPVPRPPQDMGQIGVRTPLGPRAAPVGPVGPTPTVLPMGAPVPRPRGPPPPPGDENREMDDPSVGPKIPQALEKILQLKESRQEEMNSQQEEEEMETDARSSLGQSASETEEDTVSVSKKEKNRKRRNRKKKKKPQRVRGVSSESSGDREKDSTRSRGSDSPAADVEIEYVTEEPEIYEPNFIFFKRIFEAFKLTDDVKKEKEKEPEKLDKLENSAAPKKKGFEEEHKDSDDDSSDDEQEKKPEAPKLSKKKLRRMNRFTVAELKQLVARPDVVEMHDVTAQDPKLLVHLKATRNSVPVPRHWCFKRKYLQGKRGIEKPPFELPDFIKRTGIQEMREALQEKEEQKTMKSKMREKVRPKMGKIDIDYQKLHDAFFKWQTKPKLTIHGDLYYEGKEFETRLKEKKPGDLSDELRISLGMPVGPNAHKVPPPWLIAMQRYGPPPSYPNLKIPGLNSPIPESCSFGYHAGGWGKPPVDETGKPLYGDVFGTNAAEFQTKTEEEEIDRTPWGELEPSDEESSEEEEEEESDEDKPDETGFITPADSGLITPGGFSSVPAGMETPELIELRKKKIEEAMDGSETPQLFTVLPEKRTATVGGAMMGSTHIYDMSTVMSRKGPAPELQGVEVALAPEELELDPMAMTQKYEEHVREQQAQVEKEDFSDMVAEHAAKQKQKKRKAQPQDSRGGSKKYKEFKF from the exons ATGGCGACGGAGCATCCCGAGCCTCCCAAAGCGGAATTGCagctgccgccgccgccacctccaGGCCACTATGGCGCCTGGGCTGCCCAGGAGCTTCAGGCCAAGTTGGCAGAGATCGGAGCTCCGATCCAGG GTAATCGCGAGGAGCTGGTGGAGCGGCTGCAGAGCTACACCCGCCAG ACTGGCATCGTGCTGAATCGGCCGGTTTTGAGAGGGGAAGATGGGGACAAAGCCGCTCCACCTCCCATGTCGGCACAG CTCCCTGGAATTCCCATGCCACCACCACCTTTGGGACTCCCCCCTCTGCAGCCTCCTCCgccacccccaccacctccaccaggcCTTGGCCTTGGCTTTCCTATGGCCCACCCACCAAATTTGGGGCCCCCGCCTCCTCTCCGTGTGGGTGAGCCAGTGGCACTGTCAGAGGAGGAGCGGCTGAAGTTGGCTCAGCAGCAGGCGGCATTGCTGATGCAGCAGGAGGAGCGTGCCAAGCAG cagGGAGATCATTCGCTGAAGGAACATGAGCTCTTGGAGCAGCAGAAGCGG GCAGCTGTGTTACTGGAGCAGGAACGACAGCAGGAGATTGCCAAGATGGGCACCCCAGTCCCTCGGCCCCCACAAGACATGGGCCAGATTGGTGTGCGCACTCCTCTGGGTCCTCGAG CTGCTCCAGTGGGCCCAGTGGGCCCCACTCCTACAGTTTTGCCCATGGGAGCCCCTGTTCCCCGGCCTCGTGGTCCCCCACCGCCCCCTGGAGATGAGAACAGAGAG ATGGATGACCCCTCTGTGGGCCCCAAGATCCCCCAGGCTTTGGAGAAGATCCTGCAGCTGAAGGAGAGCCGCCAGGAAGAGATGAATTCTCAGCAGG aggaagaggaaatggaaaCAGATGCTCGCTCGTCCCTGGGCCAGTCAGCGTCAGAGACTGAGGAGGACACAGTGTCCGTATCTAAAAAGGAG AAAAACCGGAAGCGTAGGAAccgaaagaagaagaaaaagcccCAGCGGGTGCGAGGGGTGTCCTCTGAGAGCTCTGGGGACCGGGAGAAAGACTCAACCCGGTCCCGTGGCTCTGATTCCCCAGCAGCTGATGTTGAGATTGAGTATGTGACTGAAGAACCTGAAATTTACGAGCCCAACTTTATCTTCTTTAAGAGGATCTTTGAGGCTTTTAAG CTCACTGATGAtgtgaagaaggagaaagagaaggagccaGAGAAACTTGACAAACTGGAGAACTCTGCAGCCCCCAAGAAGAAGGGATTTGAAGAGGAGCACAAGGACAGTGATGATGACAGCAGTGATGACGAGCAG GAAAAGAAGCCAGAAGCCCCCAAGCTGTCCAAGAAGAAGTTGCGCCGAATGAACCGCTTCACTGTGGCTGAACTCAAGCAG CTGGTGGCTCGGCCCGATGTCGTGGAGATGCACGATGTGACAGCGCAGGACCCTAAGCTCTTGGTTCACCTCAAGGCCACTCGGAACTCTGTGCCTGTGCCACGCCACTGGTGTTTTAAGCGCAAATACCTGCAGGGCAAACGGGGCATTGAGAAGCCCCCCTTCGAGCTGCCAGACTTCATCAAACGCACAGGCATCCAGGAGATGCGAGAGGCCCTGCAGGAGAAG GAAGAACAGAAGACCATGAAGTCAAAAATGCGAGAGAAAGTTCGGCCTAAGATGGGCAAAATTGACATCGACTACCAGAAACTGCATGATGCCTTCTTCAAGTGGCAGACCAAGCCAAAGCTGACCATCCATGGGGACCTGTACTATGAG GGGAAGGAGTTCGAGACACGACTAAAGGAGAAGAAGCCAGGAGATCTGTCTGATGAGCTAAGGATTTCCTTGGGGATGCCAGTAGGACCA AATGCCCACAAGGTCCCTCCCCCATGGCTGATTGCCATGCAGCGATATGGACCACCCCCATCGTATCCCAACCTGAAAATCCCTGGGCTGAACTCGCCCATCCCTGAG AGCTGTTCCTTTGGGTACCATGCTGGTGGCTGGGGCAAACCTCCAGTGGATGAGACTGGGAAACCGCTCTATGGGGACGTGTTTGGAACCAATGCTGCTGAATTTCAG ACCAAGACTGAGGAAGAAGAGATTGATCGGACCCCTTGGGGGGAACTGGAACCATCTGATGAAGAATCctcagaagaagaggaagaggaagaaagtgaTGAAGACAAACCAGATGAGACAGGCTTTATTACCCCTGCAGACAG TGGCCTTATCACTCCTGGAGGCTTTTCATCAGTGCCTGCTGGAATGGAGACCCCTGAACTCATTGAGCTGAGGAAGAAGAAGATTGAGGAGGCGATGGACGG AAGTGAGACACCTCAGCTCTTCACTGTGTTGCCAGAGAAGAGAACAGCCACTGTTGGAGGGGCCATGATGGGATCAACCCACATTTATGACATGTCCACG GTTATGAGCCGGAAGGGCCCGGCTCCTGAGCTGCAAGGTGTGGAAGTGGCGCTGGCGCCTGAAGAGTTGGAGCTGGATCCTATGGCCATGACCCAGAAGTATGAGGAGCATGTGCGGGAGCAGCAGGCTCAAGTAGAGAAGGAGGACTTCAGCGACATGGTGGCTGAGCACGCTGCCAAACAGAAG caaaagaaacggaAAGCTCAGCCCCAGGACAGCCGTGGGGGCAGCAAGAAATATAAGGAGTTCAAGTTTTAG
- the SF3B2 gene encoding splicing factor 3B subunit 2 isoform X4 gives MATEHPEPPKAELQLPPPPPPGHYGAWAAQELQAKLAEIGAPIQGNREELVERLQSYTRQTGIVLNRPVLRGEDGDKAAPPPMSAQLPGIPMPPPPLGLPPLQPPPPPPPPPPGLGLGFPMAHPPNLGPPPPLRVGEPVALSEEERLKLAQQQAALLMQQEERAKQGDHSLKEHELLEQQKRAAVLLEQERQQEIAKMGTPVPRPPQDMGQIGVRTPLGPRAAPVGPVGPTPTVLPMGAPVPRPRGPPPPPGDENREMDDPSVGPKIPQALEKILQLKESRQEEMNSQQEEEEMETDARSSLGQSASETEEDTVSVSKKEKNRKRRNRKKKKKPQRVRGVSSESSGDREKDSTRSRGSDSPAADVEIEYVTEEPEIYEPNFIFFKRIFEAFKLTDDVKKEKEKEPEKLDKLENSAAPKKKGFEEEHKDSDDDSSDDEQEKKPEAPKLSKKKLRRMNRFTVAELKQLVARPDVVEMHDVTAQDPKLLVHLKATRNSVPVPRHWCFKRKYLQGKRGIEKPPFELPDFIKRTGIQEMREALQEKEEQKTMKSKMREKVRPKMGKIDIDYQKLHDAFFKWQTKPKLTIHGDLYYEGKEFETRLKEKKPGDLSDELRISLGMPVGPNAHKVPPPWLIAMQRYGPPPSYPNLKIPGLNSPIPESCSFGYHAGGWGKPPVDETGKPLYGDVFGTNAAEFQTKTEEEEIDRTPWGELEPSDEESSEEEEEEESDEDKPDETGFITPADSGLITPGGFSSVPAGMETPELIELRKKKIEEAMDGSETPQLFTVLPEKRTATVGGAMMGSTHIYDMSTVMSRKGPAPELQGVEVALAPEELELDPMAMTQKYEEHVREQQAQVEKEDFSDMVAEHAAKQKQKKRKAQPQDSRGGSKKYKEFKF, from the exons ATGGCGACGGAGCATCCCGAGCCTCCCAAAGCGGAATTGCagctgccgccgccgccacctccaGGCCACTATGGCGCCTGGGCTGCCCAGGAGCTTCAGGCCAAGTTGGCAGAGATCGGAGCTCCGATCCAGG GTAATCGCGAGGAGCTGGTGGAGCGGCTGCAGAGCTACACCCGCCAG ACTGGCATCGTGCTGAATCGGCCGGTTTTGAGAGGGGAAGATGGGGACAAAGCCGCTCCACCTCCCATGTCGGCACAG CTCCCTGGAATTCCCATGCCACCACCACCTTTGGGACTCCCCCCTCTGCAGCCTCCTCCgccacccccaccacctccaccaggcCTTGGCCTTGGCTTTCCTATGGCCCACCCACCAAATTTGGGGCCCCCGCCTCCTCTCCGTGTGGGTGAGCCAGTGGCACTGTCAGAGGAGGAGCGGCTGAAGTTGGCTCAGCAGCAGGCGGCATTGCTGATGCAGCAGGAGGAGCGTGCCAAGCAG GGAGATCATTCGCTGAAGGAACATGAGCTCTTGGAGCAGCAGAAGCGG GCAGCTGTGTTACTGGAGCAGGAACGACAGCAGGAGATTGCCAAGATGGGCACCCCAGTCCCTCGGCCCCCACAAGACATGGGCCAGATTGGTGTGCGCACTCCTCTGGGTCCTCGAG CTGCTCCAGTGGGCCCAGTGGGCCCCACTCCTACAGTTTTGCCCATGGGAGCCCCTGTTCCCCGGCCTCGTGGTCCCCCACCGCCCCCTGGAGATGAGAACAGAGAG ATGGATGACCCCTCTGTGGGCCCCAAGATCCCCCAGGCTTTGGAGAAGATCCTGCAGCTGAAGGAGAGCCGCCAGGAAGAGATGAATTCTCAGCAGG aggaagaggaaatggaaaCAGATGCTCGCTCGTCCCTGGGCCAGTCAGCGTCAGAGACTGAGGAGGACACAGTGTCCGTATCTAAAAAGGAG AAAAACCGGAAGCGTAGGAAccgaaagaagaagaaaaagcccCAGCGGGTGCGAGGGGTGTCCTCTGAGAGCTCTGGGGACCGGGAGAAAGACTCAACCCGGTCCCGTGGCTCTGATTCCCCAGCAGCTGATGTTGAGATTGAGTATGTGACTGAAGAACCTGAAATTTACGAGCCCAACTTTATCTTCTTTAAGAGGATCTTTGAGGCTTTTAAG CTCACTGATGAtgtgaagaaggagaaagagaaggagccaGAGAAACTTGACAAACTGGAGAACTCTGCAGCCCCCAAGAAGAAGGGATTTGAAGAGGAGCACAAGGACAGTGATGATGACAGCAGTGATGACGAGCAG GAAAAGAAGCCAGAAGCCCCCAAGCTGTCCAAGAAGAAGTTGCGCCGAATGAACCGCTTCACTGTGGCTGAACTCAAGCAG CTGGTGGCTCGGCCCGATGTCGTGGAGATGCACGATGTGACAGCGCAGGACCCTAAGCTCTTGGTTCACCTCAAGGCCACTCGGAACTCTGTGCCTGTGCCACGCCACTGGTGTTTTAAGCGCAAATACCTGCAGGGCAAACGGGGCATTGAGAAGCCCCCCTTCGAGCTGCCAGACTTCATCAAACGCACAGGCATCCAGGAGATGCGAGAGGCCCTGCAGGAGAAG GAAGAACAGAAGACCATGAAGTCAAAAATGCGAGAGAAAGTTCGGCCTAAGATGGGCAAAATTGACATCGACTACCAGAAACTGCATGATGCCTTCTTCAAGTGGCAGACCAAGCCAAAGCTGACCATCCATGGGGACCTGTACTATGAG GGGAAGGAGTTCGAGACACGACTAAAGGAGAAGAAGCCAGGAGATCTGTCTGATGAGCTAAGGATTTCCTTGGGGATGCCAGTAGGACCA AATGCCCACAAGGTCCCTCCCCCATGGCTGATTGCCATGCAGCGATATGGACCACCCCCATCGTATCCCAACCTGAAAATCCCTGGGCTGAACTCGCCCATCCCTGAG AGCTGTTCCTTTGGGTACCATGCTGGTGGCTGGGGCAAACCTCCAGTGGATGAGACTGGGAAACCGCTCTATGGGGACGTGTTTGGAACCAATGCTGCTGAATTTCAG ACCAAGACTGAGGAAGAAGAGATTGATCGGACCCCTTGGGGGGAACTGGAACCATCTGATGAAGAATCctcagaagaagaggaagaggaagaaagtgaTGAAGACAAACCAGATGAGACAGGCTTTATTACCCCTGCAGACAG TGGCCTTATCACTCCTGGAGGCTTTTCATCAGTGCCTGCTGGAATGGAGACCCCTGAACTCATTGAGCTGAGGAAGAAGAAGATTGAGGAGGCGATGGACGG AAGTGAGACACCTCAGCTCTTCACTGTGTTGCCAGAGAAGAGAACAGCCACTGTTGGAGGGGCCATGATGGGATCAACCCACATTTATGACATGTCCACG GTTATGAGCCGGAAGGGCCCGGCTCCTGAGCTGCAAGGTGTGGAAGTGGCGCTGGCGCCTGAAGAGTTGGAGCTGGATCCTATGGCCATGACCCAGAAGTATGAGGAGCATGTGCGGGAGCAGCAGGCTCAAGTAGAGAAGGAGGACTTCAGCGACATGGTGGCTGAGCACGCTGCCAAACAGAAG caaaagaaacggaAAGCTCAGCCCCAGGACAGCCGTGGGGGCAGCAAGAAATATAAGGAGTTCAAGTTTTAG